A window of Macrotis lagotis isolate mMagLag1 chromosome X, bilby.v1.9.chrom.fasta, whole genome shotgun sequence contains these coding sequences:
- the CCDC22 gene encoding coiled-coil domain-containing protein 22 isoform X1 — translation MEEADRILIHSLRQAGSAIPEDVQSLRAFTAELTIAAVVGCLQVLRPSLSASLSPHLPPGMSARFRLGMSLAQACSDLGYTRELGYQSFLYPSEPDLRQLLLFLAERLPPDPAQESAQPSGETAILLRAVGAQVRELLAEPWMPPTLRPQKHQHCVPLKPLHVQPLIFPETNPPGGVSEVQELRRGPLVPPVPAQTPCQAIRAASFLEEHMAQLHDLPEGDSHGDTDKACRRHLAPRLVEHLRQSWGQATASTSGAPGPARELGELLCTWGPASGQPRGKGSRFTHAERFTFAQEEKVAHAPPLAPLSPLSPAHLEQEVQAGQDAELASLQDHLELVGHSIKEAGATMKRLTLSTGQVEAEARQDWLSTTEREQARRLKRRAVDLLPDAPSNLAKLQVVVEASAQRVIHLAGQWERHRLPLLAEYRALKKQRDQRQLESSHRVAELQALQECVRVAAAEARRKEGLYKQLVAELETLPGDMARSAYTHRILEIVGSIRKQKEEITKILSDTKLLQKEINALSGKLDRTFAVTDELVFKDAKKDDSVRKAYKYLAALHENCSQLIQTIEDTGTILREVRDLEEQIETETGKKTLSNLEKILEDYRAVRQENTGLLGRAHEA, via the exons ATGGAGGAGGCGGACCGGATTCTGATCCACTCGCTACGTCAGGCGGGCTC GGCCATCCCTGAGGATGTCCAGTCTCTCCGGGCCTTCACAGCAGAGCTGACCATAGCAGCCGTGGTTGGCTGCTTACAGGTTCTTCGCCCCTCTCTAAGCGCCAGCCTCAGTCCCCACCTGCCTCCTGGAATGTCTGCCCGCTTTCGACTTGGCATGAGCTTGGCTCAAGCCTGCTCG GATCTAGGCTATACCCGGGAGCTCGGCTACCAGAGCTTTCTGTACCCAAGTGAGCCAGACTTGCGGCAGCTGCTGCTGTTCCTTGCGGAGCGGCTGCCCCCTGACCCTGCCCAGGAGAGTGCCCAGCCCTCAG GTGAGACGGCCATCCTGCTCCGAGCTGTCGGTGCCCAAGTCAGGGAACTTTTGGCAGAGCCATGGATGCCCCCAACCCTAAGACCCCAAAAGCACCAG CACTGTGTCCCTCTGAAGCCTCTCCATGTTCAGCCCCTCATCTTCCCTGAAACCAACCCCCCAGGAG GTGTCTCTGAGGTGCAGGAGTTGCGTAGGGGACCCCTAGTGCCCCCAGTTCCTGCCCAGACCCCCTGTCAGGCTATCCGGGCAGCCTCATTCCTGGAGGAGCACATGGCCCAGCTCCATGACCTGCCTGAAGGGGACTCCCATGGAGATACAGACAAG GCTTGTAGAAGGCACCTGGCCCCAAGGCTGGTGGAGCACCTGAGGCAGAGCTGGGGCCAAGCTACAGCCAGTACCTCAGGAGCTCCTGGACCAGCCCGAGAGCTGGGCGAGCTCCTCTGCACCTGGGGGCCTGCTTCTGGACAGCCTCGGGGGAAGGGTTCCAGGTTCACACATGCTGAGAGATTCACTTTTGCTCAG GAAGAGAAGGTGGCCCATGCTCCACCTTTGGCACCACTGTCCCCACTGTCTCCTGCCCACTTGGAGCAGGAGGTGCAGGCAGGTCAGGACGCAGAGCTGGCCTCTCTCCAGGACCACCTAGAGCTCGTGGGCCACAGCATCAAAGAAGCTGGGGCCACCATGAAGAGGCTGACGCTCAGCACAGGCCAG GTTGAAGCAGAAGCCCGACAAGACTGGCTGAGCACCACAGAGCGGGAACAGGCCCGGAGGCTGAAGCGCCGGGCTGTGGACTTGCTGCCTGATGCCCCCAGCAACCTGGCCAAGCTGCAG GTGGTGGTAGAGGCCAGTGCCCAGCGTGTCATCCACTTAGCTGGCCAGTGGGAGAGGCATCGACTGCCACTTCTGGCTGAATATCGGGCTCTGAAGAAGCAACGGGACCAGAGACAG TTAGAATCATCGCACAGGGTGGCTGAGCTCCAGGCCCTGCAGGAGTGTGTTCGGGTGGCTGCTGCTGAGGCCCGACGCAAGGAAGGGTTATACAAGCAGCTG GTGGCTGAGCTGGAGACCCTGCCTGGAGACATGGCCCGCTCTGCCTACACCCATCGCATCCTGGAGATTGTGGGAAGCATCCGGAAGCAGAAAGAGGAGATCACCAAG ATTCTTTCTGATACCAAACTGCTTCAGAAAGAGATCAATGCTCTGTCTGGCAAGCTGGACCGGACCTTTGCTGTCACAGATGAACTGGTCTTCAAG GATGCCAAGAAGGATGATTCAGTGAGGAAAGCCTATAAGTACCTGGCAGCCCTGCATGAA AATTGCAGCCAGCTCATCCAGACTATAGAGGACACTGGCACCATCTTACGGGAAGTCCGAGATCTGGAAGAGCAA ATCGAGACAGAGACTGGCAAGAAGACTCTCAGCAATCTGGAGAAGATCCTGGAGGACTACAGGGCAGTCCGCCAAGAAAACACAGGCCTGCTGGGCCGAGCCCATGAAGCGTGA
- the CCDC22 gene encoding coiled-coil domain-containing protein 22 isoform X2, translating to MEEADRILIHSLRQAGSAIPEDVQSLRAFTAELTIAAVVGCLQVLRPSLSASLSPHLPPGMSARFRLGMSLAQACSDLGYTRELGYQSFLYPSEPDLRQLLLFLAERLPPDPAQESAQPSVGETAILLRAVGAQVRELLAEPWMPPTLRPQKHQHCVPLKPLHVQPLIFPETNPPGGVSEVQELRRGPLVPPVPAQTPCQAIRAASFLEEHMAQLHDLPEGDSHGDTDKACRRHLAPRLVEHLRQSWGQATASTSGAPGPARELGELLCTWGPASGQPRGKGSRFTHAERFTFAQEEKVAHAPPLAPLSPLSPAHLEQEVQAGQDAELASLQDHLELVGHSIKEAGATMKRLTLSTGQVEAEARQDWLSTTEREQARRLKRRAVDLLPDAPSNLAKLQVVVEASAQRVIHLAGQWERHRLPLLAEYRALKKQRDQRQLESSHRVAELQALQECVRVAAAEARRKEGLYKQLVAELETLPGDMARSAYTHRILEIVGSIRKQKEEITKILSDTKLLQKEINALSGKLDRTFAVTDELVFKDAKKDDSVRKAYKYLAALHENCSQLIQTIEDTGTILREVRDLEEQIETETGKKTLSNLEKILEDYRAVRQENTGLLGRAHEA from the exons ATGGAGGAGGCGGACCGGATTCTGATCCACTCGCTACGTCAGGCGGGCTC GGCCATCCCTGAGGATGTCCAGTCTCTCCGGGCCTTCACAGCAGAGCTGACCATAGCAGCCGTGGTTGGCTGCTTACAGGTTCTTCGCCCCTCTCTAAGCGCCAGCCTCAGTCCCCACCTGCCTCCTGGAATGTCTGCCCGCTTTCGACTTGGCATGAGCTTGGCTCAAGCCTGCTCG GATCTAGGCTATACCCGGGAGCTCGGCTACCAGAGCTTTCTGTACCCAAGTGAGCCAGACTTGCGGCAGCTGCTGCTGTTCCTTGCGGAGCGGCTGCCCCCTGACCCTGCCCAGGAGAGTGCCCAGCCCTCAG TAGGTGAGACGGCCATCCTGCTCCGAGCTGTCGGTGCCCAAGTCAGGGAACTTTTGGCAGAGCCATGGATGCCCCCAACCCTAAGACCCCAAAAGCACCAG CACTGTGTCCCTCTGAAGCCTCTCCATGTTCAGCCCCTCATCTTCCCTGAAACCAACCCCCCAGGAG GTGTCTCTGAGGTGCAGGAGTTGCGTAGGGGACCCCTAGTGCCCCCAGTTCCTGCCCAGACCCCCTGTCAGGCTATCCGGGCAGCCTCATTCCTGGAGGAGCACATGGCCCAGCTCCATGACCTGCCTGAAGGGGACTCCCATGGAGATACAGACAAG GCTTGTAGAAGGCACCTGGCCCCAAGGCTGGTGGAGCACCTGAGGCAGAGCTGGGGCCAAGCTACAGCCAGTACCTCAGGAGCTCCTGGACCAGCCCGAGAGCTGGGCGAGCTCCTCTGCACCTGGGGGCCTGCTTCTGGACAGCCTCGGGGGAAGGGTTCCAGGTTCACACATGCTGAGAGATTCACTTTTGCTCAG GAAGAGAAGGTGGCCCATGCTCCACCTTTGGCACCACTGTCCCCACTGTCTCCTGCCCACTTGGAGCAGGAGGTGCAGGCAGGTCAGGACGCAGAGCTGGCCTCTCTCCAGGACCACCTAGAGCTCGTGGGCCACAGCATCAAAGAAGCTGGGGCCACCATGAAGAGGCTGACGCTCAGCACAGGCCAG GTTGAAGCAGAAGCCCGACAAGACTGGCTGAGCACCACAGAGCGGGAACAGGCCCGGAGGCTGAAGCGCCGGGCTGTGGACTTGCTGCCTGATGCCCCCAGCAACCTGGCCAAGCTGCAG GTGGTGGTAGAGGCCAGTGCCCAGCGTGTCATCCACTTAGCTGGCCAGTGGGAGAGGCATCGACTGCCACTTCTGGCTGAATATCGGGCTCTGAAGAAGCAACGGGACCAGAGACAG TTAGAATCATCGCACAGGGTGGCTGAGCTCCAGGCCCTGCAGGAGTGTGTTCGGGTGGCTGCTGCTGAGGCCCGACGCAAGGAAGGGTTATACAAGCAGCTG GTGGCTGAGCTGGAGACCCTGCCTGGAGACATGGCCCGCTCTGCCTACACCCATCGCATCCTGGAGATTGTGGGAAGCATCCGGAAGCAGAAAGAGGAGATCACCAAG ATTCTTTCTGATACCAAACTGCTTCAGAAAGAGATCAATGCTCTGTCTGGCAAGCTGGACCGGACCTTTGCTGTCACAGATGAACTGGTCTTCAAG GATGCCAAGAAGGATGATTCAGTGAGGAAAGCCTATAAGTACCTGGCAGCCCTGCATGAA AATTGCAGCCAGCTCATCCAGACTATAGAGGACACTGGCACCATCTTACGGGAAGTCCGAGATCTGGAAGAGCAA ATCGAGACAGAGACTGGCAAGAAGACTCTCAGCAATCTGGAGAAGATCCTGGAGGACTACAGGGCAGTCCGCCAAGAAAACACAGGCCTGCTGGGCCGAGCCCATGAAGCGTGA
- the FOXP3 gene encoding forkhead box protein P3: MPNPKPHQIPAASSSVASSSIVAHMKDTELVTRGVLEFPGWEVEAPPRGGSTGPTALSPQLPTGPTVMVAPASGRLSTSSHPQALLQEKQHLVHQLTSAEVLSRSPLVHMTPLSTPALINLPSPPGVITLKTRPAQLHGLPPGINLANLEWLPKEPANMLTTYLCTFPTGPSPGDTSAFRLGPKKESIHQSCLLDSSWSCWWPTCEKLFPDSGELLKHLQEDHRLDEKGKAQCLIQKELVQNLEQKLLLEKEKLGAMQAHLSGKLALVKPLAVSPSTGKATYCPTGSPGPTWSAWPASSEDEEEAQLPGQGLFAVRRHLWGSHMSPEFVHNLEYFRSHNLRPPFTYATLIRWAILEAPEKQRTLNEIYHWFTHTFAFFRTHPTTWKNAIRHNLSLHKCFVRVENEKGAVWTVDEFEFRKKRSPRPSRDQDLKRLLSCAPLAVPEAWLSLPPS; the protein is encoded by the exons ATGCCCAACCCCAAGCCACACCAAATCCCAGCAGCCTCTTCTTCTGTGGCTTCTTCTAGCATTGTGGCTCACATGAAGGACACAGAGCTGGTAACCAGAGGGGTTTTGGAGTTTCCAGGCTGGGAGGTTGAAGCTCCCCCCAGAGGGGGATCCACTGGGCCAACTGCCTTGTCACCACAG TTGCCAACAGGTCCCACGGTGATGGTGGCCCCAGCAAGTGGACGGCTCAGCACCTCATCACATCCCCAGGCCCTGCTTCAGGAAAAGCAGCATTTGGTCCACCAG CTCACCTCTGCTGAGGTCCTTAGCCGGTCTCCACTGGTGCACATGACACCACTGAGTACCCCAGCCCTGATCAACCTGCCATCACCTCCTGGAGTTATCACCCTCAAGACCAGACCTGCCCAGTTGCATGGCCTTCCTCCTG GGATCAACCTTGCCAACCTGGAATGGTTGCCCAAGGAGCCAGCCAACATGCTGACAACTTATCTCTGTACCTTTCCCACTGGGCCCAGCCCTGGGGATACCTCTGCTTTCCGCCTTGGCCCCAAGAAAGAGAG CATCCATCAGTCGTGCCTGCTGGACAGCTCCTGGAGTTGCTGGTGGCCCACTTGTGAAAAGCTCTTCCCAGACTCAGGGGAGCTCTTGAA GCACCTTCAAGAGGACCACCGCCTAGATGAGAAAGGGAAGGCCCAGTGTCTCATCCAGAAGGAGCTGGTACAAAATCTCGAGCAGAAG TTACTGCTAGAGAAGGAGAAGCTGGGGGCCATGCAAGCCCACCTCTCTGGGAAGTTGGCCCTGGTGAAGCCCCTGGCTGTG AGCCCCTCCACAGGGAAAGCAACCTACTGCCCAACAGGGAGCCCAGGCCCCACCTGGTCAGCCTGGCCAGCATCCTCAGAGGACGAGGAAGAAGCACAACTCCCAGGGCAGGGCCTCTTCGCAGTTAGGAGGCACCTGTGGGGCAGCCACATGTCCCCAG AATTTGTCCATAATCTGGAATACTTCCGATCCCACAATCTGCGGCCACCCTTCACCTATGCTACTCTTATCCGCTGG GCCATATTGGAAGCCCCTGAGAAACAGCGGACACTCAATGAGATCTATCACTGGTTCACCCACACCTTTGCCTTCTTTCGGACCCACCCAACCACCTGGAAG AATGCCATCCGGCACAACTTGAGTCTGCATAAATGCTTCGTCCGGGTGGAGAATGAGAAAGGGGCAGTGTGGACTGTCGATGAGTTTGAATTCCGAAAGAAGAGAAGTCCAAGACCCAGCAG AGACCAAGATTTGAAACGACTGCTATCCTGTGCCCCACTGGCTGTGCCGGAGGCCTGGCTCTCTCTGCCTCCCAGCTAA